From Quercus lobata isolate SW786 chromosome 1, ValleyOak3.0 Primary Assembly, whole genome shotgun sequence, one genomic window encodes:
- the LOC115975460 gene encoding zinc finger CCCH domain-containing protein 56 — protein sequence MCGGLEHLNPQPVLLSSSESESLTKDMNNPAGAVESELSVSILLELAASNDVEGFKQSMCKCNASVIGEIGLWYGRQRFSKRMVLERRTPLMVAAKYGSIDVVKLILSQSEVDVNFSCGLDKSTALHCAASGGSVGAVDVVKLLLQAGAEPNTTDASGNRPFDVIVAPASLPNLKVALEELLRTDASSCQQDPQVSSVDLRSSSPTLPSSPENSSFSSLSNSILSPVNCKPMNVLSVPEKKEYPIDPSLPDLKSSIYASDEFRMFSFKIRPCSRAYSHDWTECPFVHPGENARRRDPRKYHYSCVPCPEFRKGTCRRGDLCEYAHGVFECWLHPAQYRTRLCKDGTSCTRRVCFFAHTHEELRPLYVSSGSAMPSPRSAASAAAVMDMAAALNMFPGSPSAASAVSPSPFSPSMSPSGNGISHPSMAWPQQNIPTLHLPGSNLQTSRLRSSFNARDIPSEEYNMLQDFEMQQQQLFNDLTCLSQPHISNSGANLSVRSRTLTPSNLDELFSSELSSPRYSDQLAASSVFSPSHKSALLNQFQQQQSMLSPIKTNMFSAKNADHPLLQASFGVSSPGMMSPRSIEPLSPMGSRLSALSHRDKQQLQFRSFSSRDLGSNLPHDLGSNSVVGSPMNSWSNWESHNGKVDWSVQGDELGGLRKSCSTAHNGEEPDVSWVQSLVKESPSENAAVPVSGAAPSVQGSDSKPQSESAWLEQLKLDQIVA from the coding sequence ATGTGCGGTGGCCTGGAGCATTTAAATCCCCAACCGGTTCTTTTATCTTCCTCAGAGAGTGAATCTTTAACTAAAGATATGAATAATCCTGCTGGAGCAGTTGAATCTGAGCTTTCTGTCTCAATTTTACTTGAGCTTGCTGCAAGTAATGATGTGGAGGGTTTTAAGCAATCTATGTGTAAGTGTAATGCTTCTGTGATTGGCGAGATTGGATTATGGTATGGTCGGCAGAGGTTTTCGAAAAGGATGGTTCTTGAGCGTAGAACTCCACTAATGGTTGCTGCTAAATATGGTAGTATTGATGTTGTGAAACTAATTCTTTCTCAGTCTGAGGTGGATGTAAATTTCTCTTGTGGACTGGATAAGAGCACTGCCCTTCACTGTGCTGCTTCTGGTGGGTCTGTTGGGGCTGTAGATGTTGTTAAGTTGCTTTTACAAGCTGGTGCTGAGCCTAACACTACTGATGCATCTGGGAATCGCCCATTTGATGTTATTGTGGCTCCTGCCAGTCTACCCAATTTGAAGGTGGCCCTTGAAGAGCTTTTAAGAACTGATGCTTCTTCTTGTCAGCAGGATCCACAGGTTTCAAGTGTTGATTTGAGATCCAGTTCTCCAACCCTCCCATCATCCCCAGAAAATAGttcattttcctctctctcaaattcAATATTGTCTCCTGTAAATTGTAAGCCTATGAATGTTTTGTCTGTACCAGAGAAGAAAGAATACCCAATTGACCCATCTCTTCCTGATCTCAAAAGTAGCATTTATGCGAGCGATGAGTTCCGTATGTTCTCATTCAAGATCCGACCTTGTTCCCGAGCTTATTCCCATGATTGGACTGAGTGTCCTTTTGTTCATCCAGGTGAGAATGCCAGGAGAAGAGACCCAAGGAAGTACCACTATAGTTGTGTGCCATGTCCAGAGTTTCGAAAGGGGACCTGTAGACGGGGAGATTTGTGTGAATATGCTCATGGGGTGTTTGAGTGTTGGCTGCACCCAGCACAATACAGGACTCGACTTTGCAAGGATGGGACGAGCTGCACACGACGGGTTTGCTTCTTTGCCCACACACATGAGGAACTGCGACCCCTTTATGTGTCTTCTGGATCTGCAATGCCTTCCCCTCGATCAGCTGCTTCTGCTGCTGCTGTCATGGATATGGCAGCAGCCTTGAACATGTTTCCTGGCTCTCCCTCAGCGGCATCTGCTGTGTCACcttctccattttctccatCCATGTCTCCTTCTGGTAATGGTATTTCACATCCATCCATGGCTTGGCCTCAGCAGAACATCCCGACTTTGCATCTTCCAGGCAGCAATCTACAAACAAGTCGTCTGAGATCTTCTTTCAATGCAAGAGACATTCCCTCTGAGGAGTATAATATGTTGCAGGATTTTGAAATGCAGCAGCAACAGCTCTTTAATGATTTGACTTGTCTCTCGCAGCCTCACATCAGTAATTCCGGTGCCAATCTTTCTGTCCGTTCAAGAACCCTGACACCCTCAAATCTAGATGAACTGTTCTCTTCTGAGCTCTCATCTCCTAGATATTCTGATCAACTTGCGGCTTCATCTGTTTTCTCTCCATCACACAAATCTGCGCTTCTTAATCAATTCCAGCAACAGCAAAGCATGTTATCTCCAATTAAAACTAACATGTTCTCTGCAAAGAATGCAGACCATCCTCTCTTGCAGGCTTCATTTGGTGTTTCCTCACCAGGGATGATGTCTCCTCGGAGCATTGAGCCTCTGTCCCCTATGGGTTCTCGGCTCTCTGCGCTTTCTCATCGTGATAAGCAGCAGTTACAATTCCGCAGCTTCAGCTCAAGGGATCTTGGATCCAACCTCCCACATGATCTTGGATCTAACAGTGTTGTTGGGTCCCCCATGAATTCTTGGTCAAATTGGGAGTCCCACAATGGGAAAGTAGATTGGTCAGTTCAAGGAGATGAATTAGGGGGGTTACGCAAATCATGTTCAACTGCACATAATGGAGAGGAGCCTGATGTTTCATGGGTTCAATCACTGGTGAAAGAATCACCATCTGAAAATGCAGCTGTTCCAGTATCTGGCGCGGCACCTTCTGTTCAGGGTTCTGATTCTAAGCCCCAAAGTGAATCAGCGTGGCTTGAGCAATTGAAACTCGATCAGATTGTTGCTTAG
- the LOC115975454 gene encoding chaperonin-like RbcX protein 2, chloroplastic — protein MVGALSIMGSSVVDSHTSPCLCLDALPSTNMNLKSGGDLVFHRNSMNRKRLGKLGSVELRSSFIDSGRELRLSRKALSGIVNRSSRKQRKDRRFVIVNELGGQYEDSFEDVKTQILNYFTYKAVRTVLNQLYEMNPTQYRWFYDFVVSNKPNDGKRFIRSLGKEKQDLAERVMITRLHLYGKWIKKCNHAEIYQEISDQNLELMRERLMDTVIWPSDDTNTERIG, from the exons ATGGTGGGAGCTTTATCTATCATGGGTTCGTCGGTGGTGGACTCTCATACTAGTCcatgtttgtgtttggatgCACTGCCTTCAACCAATATGAACCTCAAGAGTGGTGGAGATTTGGTTTTCCATAGGAATTCAATGAACAGGAAGCGTTTGGGGAAGCTAGGATCCGTGGAGCTAAGAAGTTCTTTCATTGATTCCGGGCGTGAGTTGCGGCTCTCAAGGAAAGCACTTTCGGGTATTGTTAATAGGAGTTCGAGGAAGCAGAGAAAGGATCGGAGATTTGTGATTGTCAACGAGCTTGGCGGGCAGTATGAAGACAGTTTTGAGGATGTCAAAACG CAAATTCTCAACTATTTCACATACAAGGCTGTGAGGACCGTTCTTAATCAGCTTTATGAAATGAACCCAACGCAATATAGGTGGTTTTATGA TTTTGTTGTATCAAACAAGCCTAATGATGGAAAACGTTTCATCCGTTCCCTTGGAAAG GAGAAGCAAGACCTTGCTGAGAGAGTGATGATAACACGGCTTCACCTGTATGGTAAATGGATTAAG AAATGTAATCATGCTGAAATATATCAAGAGATTTCTGATCAAAACTTGGAGTTGATGCGTGAACGTCTCATGGATACTGTGATATGGCCCTCGGATGACACAAACACGGAGAGGATTGGCTGA
- the LOC115975432 gene encoding armadillo repeat-containing protein 8 produces MPTPASPSASASSSHRRASSDLMVRIGSADSEIKLRALRELKNQIIGNRTKKLFFLKLGAVPAVSCALAEAQAQAQADLLVQSAAALGSFACGFDAGVRAVLDSGAFANLVALLSFPDNKVVDAGARSLRMIYQSKRAPKYDFLQEKNMEFLLSLLNSENETVTGLGASIIIHSCETVVEQKALCHAGVLKKLTSLLEGSPSQKDASLESLATIIKKNPEAASKFVSESRRALSSVIDLSKDRNPRTRLLACMCLIVIRNTSPCHLQDIGIKTKLVYLLLELLDDPGQVGEEASFAFSSLLAQKEDLQKLAFEANAIDKLHNHLQKHLLQPRRYQGILLALAELCSKLESCRSRFLFLEVLKLVTDALTHEVADVRTAACICLRSVSRSIKNLSAGRFMKEMIVIPLVQLLHDPSTSVQVAALGAVSNIVVDFTTAKSTFLQCGGLKLLVQLSKSMDPILRLNALWGLRNLMFLADNTCKEGIFLELTAPSLSSLICDPEPFVQEQALALVRNLVDGCLESIEYVFAEDGIILDAIGRQLQSTSKAEIGIQGMYVLSNIASGNEFHKEAVMHQLLLQVNNGTQAFILKFLQSNDSQLRTAAIWTIINLTFPSSPGASSRVVKLRNAGIVSQIKTMVNDPCVDVKLRVRTALGQFMTIGDGST; encoded by the exons ATGCCAACCCCAGCTTCACCCTCAGCCTCAGCCTCGTCGAGCCACCGCCGCGCCTCGTCGGACCTCATGGTCCGAATAGGCTCCGCGGACTCCGAAATCAAGCTGAGGGCTCTCAGGGAGCTGAAGAACCAGATCATCGGTAACCGCACCAAGAAGCTCTTCTTCCTCAAGCTCGGCGCTGTGCCGGCTGTCTCTTGTGCCCTAGCGGAGGCCCAGGCTCAAGCGCAAGCTGACCTGCTGGTCCAGTCGGCTGCGGCGCTCGGAAGCTTCGCCTGTGGCTTCGACGCAGGTGTTCGAGCCGTGCTTGATTCCGGTGCTTTCGCTAATCTCGTCGCTCTTCTCTCCTTTCCGGACAATAAG GTTGTGGATGCTGGTGCGCGTTCCCTTAGAATGATTTATCAATCCAAACGGGCTCCAAAGTATGATTTCCTACAAGAGAAAAACATGgaatttcttctttcattaTTGAATAGTGAGAATGAAACTGTTACGGGACTTGGTGCAAGTATCATCATACATTCTTGTGAGACTGTTGTGGAGCAAAAAGCATTATGTCATGCTGGGGTTTTAAAGAAGCTTACTAGCCTTCTTGAAGGTTCCCCAAGCCAGAAAGATGCTAGTTTAGAATCTCTTGCtactataataaaaaagaatccagAAGCTGCTTCAAAGTTTGTCTCTGAAAGCAGAAGAGCTCTGAGCTCTGTAATTGACTTATCTAAAGATAGGAACCCTCGGACAAGGTTACTGGCCTGCATGTGCTTAATTGTTATAAGGAACACGTCTCCTTGCCATCTGCAAGATATAGGCATTAAAACCAAATTGGTTTACCTTTTACTTGAACTTCTTGATGATCCTGGGCAAGTTGGAGAGGAAGCTTCCTTTGCGTTTTCTAGTTTACTTGCACAAAAGGAAGATCTACAGAAACTGGCTTTTGAGGCAAATGCTATTGATAAACTTCATAACCATTTGCAAAAACATTTATTACAGCCCAGACGTTACCAAGGAATATTGTTGGCATTGGCTGAGCTATGCTCAAAATTGGAGAGCTGCAGGTCCAGGTTCCTCTTCCTAGAG GTATTGAAATTGGTAACTGATGCACTGACTCATGAGGTTGCTGATGTACGTACTGCAGCTTGCATTTGCTTAAGAAGTGTCTCTCGGTCAATCAAG AATTTGAGTGCAGGTCGTTTTATGAAAGAAATGATTGTTATTCCCTTGGTTCAGCTTTTACATGACCCTTCTACTTCTGTCCAG GTTGCGGCCCTTGGTGCTGTTAGCAATATTGTGGTGGATTTTACAACTGCTAAGTCTACATTTTTACAATGTGGAGGTCTAAAACTTCTTGTACAATTATCAAAATCAATGGATCCAATTCTAAGGTTAAATGCTTTGTGGGGTTTGAGGAACTTGATGTTCCTGGCAGACAACACCTGTAaagaaggaatttttttagAGCTCACGGCACCCTCATTATCAAGCCTTATCTGTG ACCCTGAGCCTTTTGTCCAAGAGCAAGCTCTGGCTCTTGTTCGCAATCTTGTTGATGGATGTTTAGAATCTATTGAGTATGTGTTCGCTGAAGATGGCATTATATTAGATGCTATAGGAAGGCAATTGCAGAGTACATCAAAGGCCGAAATTGGGATACAG GGAATGTATGTGCTCAGCAATATTGCCAGTGGGAACGAGTTTCATAAGGAAGCAGTAATGCACCAACTCCTTTTACAAGTGAACAATGGGACCCAAGCTTTTATACTCAAGTTTTTGCAGAGTAATGACAGCCAGTTACGTACGGCAGCCATCTGGACCATAATaaatctcacttttccatcAAGTCCTGGTGCATCCAGTCGGGTTGTAAAATTACGCAATGCTGGCATAGTTTCTCAAATAAAGACAATGGTCAATGATCCTTGTGTGGATGTAAAG CTCCGTGTAAGAACCGCACTTGGGCAATTTATGACTATTGGTGACGGCTCAACATGA
- the LOC115994078 gene encoding uncharacterized protein LOC115994078 gives MRDLGDGEGGYVADALRRTMLLLTDMDGLRKMRMQEVFLSIKRYSSMALQATYRMEEEVNNKSKAAEDERSKRLMAVRTLQASEEDLAKAKATLTDAIRERDNASAGLASTQKQAEDQTKRLLEAEDQLQIAKELIEDLNKKLVTAKHDKGVAEYARDEALRARREAEFDRNEAKAAKEMAEDDGYNAGEEALKRAGVDASSDLWKAENIFYPTAIREATSTSSVAVSDQPEEGVTQSETVQVGASPSEMLKEGELQNVIDTSQRTDPEVPKEVAEPVVGTQTPNAEEPAIPA, from the exons atgagggaccttggagatggcgagggtggctacgtggcaGACGCACTAAGGAGAACCATGCTACTACTCACTGACATGGATGGACTgaggaaaatgaggatgcaggaggtcttcctcagtaTTAAGAGATACTCGAGCATG gctctccaggccacctataggatggaggaagaagtgaaCAATAAGAGTAAGGCGGCCGAGGATGAACGCTCCAAACGCCTAATGGCCGTGCGGACTCTCCAAGCTTCTGAGGAGGACCTCGCCAAGGCCAAGGCTACCCTAACAGACGCTATCCGAGAGAGGGACAACGCCTCAGCGGGTCTGGCTAGCACTCAAAAACAGGCTGAGGATCAAACAAAACGTCTGCTAgaagccgaggatcagttgCAAATAGCCAAGGAGCTGATCgaagatttaaataaaaaattggtcaCGGCAAAGCATGACAAAGGTGTGGCGGAGTATGCCCGTGACGAAGCCTTAAGGGCCAGGCGGGAGGCCGAGTTTGACAGAAACGAGGCTAAGGCTGCCAAGGAAATGGCCGAGGATGATGGTTATAATGCGGGG GAAGAGGCCctgaagcgagctggggtggatgcttcatCCGATTTGTGGAAAGCAgagaacatattctaccctacGGCCATCCGTGAGGCCACTTCCACCAGCTCCGTGGCTGTAAGCGACCAACCCGAGGAAGGGGTCACTCAGTCGGAAACCGTACAGGTCGGCGCCTCTCCTAGCGAGATGCTCAAAGAAGGAGAACTTCAGAATGTGATAGACACCTCTCAGCGTACGGATCCCGAGGTACCCAAAGAGGTTGctgagcccgtggttggcaCTCAGACGCCTAATGCTGAAGAGCCAGCCATACCTGCCTAG
- the LOC115975421 gene encoding heterogeneous nuclear ribonucleoprotein H isoform X1 has product MFYRGSKFIDGGDGREMGAKRQRVVDQGPSFYGTSPASSFMYNPAPYTAYVNQPPPFPVVRVRGLPFDCTETDVAEFFHGLDIVDILFVHNNGKFSGEAFCVLGYPLQVDFALQRNRQNLGRRYIEVFRSKRQEYYKAIAREVSDARGGSPHRRAPRAKSYDEAKDSAEHTGVLRLRGLPFSAGKDDIMEFFKDFVLSEDAINITLNSEGRPTGEAFVEFASAEDSKAAMVKDRMTLGSRYIELFPSSNEELEEAVSRGR; this is encoded by the exons ATGTTCTACAGAGG CAGTAAATTTATTGATGGTGGTGATGGGCGTGAAATGGGCGCAAAACGTCAACGGGTTGTTGATCAGGGACCTTCATTCTATGGGACTTCCCCTGCTTCAAGTTTTATGTATAATCCAGCTCCTTATACGGCCTATGTTAACCAACCTCCACCTTTCCCTGTTGTCCGAGTACGTGGTCTTCCATTTGATTGCACGGAAACTGATGTGGCTGAGTTCTTCCATGGTCTGGACATAGTTGATATTCTTTTTGTCCATAACAATGGCAAGTTCTCTGGGGAAGCATTTTGTGTTTTGGGGTATCCTCTCCAAGTTGATTTTGCCCTTCAAAGGAATAGGCAGAACTTGGGCAGGAGATACATTGAGGTTTTCAGAAGTAAGAGGCAGGAGTACTATAAAGCAATAGCAAGGGAGGTTTCAGATGCTCGTGGTGGTTCACCACACCGAAGGGCCCCAAGGGCTAAATCTTATGATGAGGCAAAGGACTCAGCTGAACACACTGGGGTATTGCGGTTGAGGGGATTGCCATTTTCTGCTGGCAAGGATGACATAATGGAGTTCTTTAAAGATTTTGTGTTGTCAGAAGACGCAATTAATATCACATTGAACTCGGAGGGGAGGCCTACAGGGGAAGCATTTGTGGAGTTTGCAAGTGCAGAAGATTCGAAAGCAGCAATGGTTAAAGATAGGATGACGCTTGGGAGTCGATATATAGAACTGTTTCCATCCTCGAATGAAGAGTTGGAAGAAGCAGTCTCTAGAGGGCGGTGA
- the LOC115975421 gene encoding heterogeneous nuclear ribonucleoprotein H isoform X2 yields MFYRGKFIDGGDGREMGAKRQRVVDQGPSFYGTSPASSFMYNPAPYTAYVNQPPPFPVVRVRGLPFDCTETDVAEFFHGLDIVDILFVHNNGKFSGEAFCVLGYPLQVDFALQRNRQNLGRRYIEVFRSKRQEYYKAIAREVSDARGGSPHRRAPRAKSYDEAKDSAEHTGVLRLRGLPFSAGKDDIMEFFKDFVLSEDAINITLNSEGRPTGEAFVEFASAEDSKAAMVKDRMTLGSRYIELFPSSNEELEEAVSRGR; encoded by the exons ATGTTCTACAGAGG TAAATTTATTGATGGTGGTGATGGGCGTGAAATGGGCGCAAAACGTCAACGGGTTGTTGATCAGGGACCTTCATTCTATGGGACTTCCCCTGCTTCAAGTTTTATGTATAATCCAGCTCCTTATACGGCCTATGTTAACCAACCTCCACCTTTCCCTGTTGTCCGAGTACGTGGTCTTCCATTTGATTGCACGGAAACTGATGTGGCTGAGTTCTTCCATGGTCTGGACATAGTTGATATTCTTTTTGTCCATAACAATGGCAAGTTCTCTGGGGAAGCATTTTGTGTTTTGGGGTATCCTCTCCAAGTTGATTTTGCCCTTCAAAGGAATAGGCAGAACTTGGGCAGGAGATACATTGAGGTTTTCAGAAGTAAGAGGCAGGAGTACTATAAAGCAATAGCAAGGGAGGTTTCAGATGCTCGTGGTGGTTCACCACACCGAAGGGCCCCAAGGGCTAAATCTTATGATGAGGCAAAGGACTCAGCTGAACACACTGGGGTATTGCGGTTGAGGGGATTGCCATTTTCTGCTGGCAAGGATGACATAATGGAGTTCTTTAAAGATTTTGTGTTGTCAGAAGACGCAATTAATATCACATTGAACTCGGAGGGGAGGCCTACAGGGGAAGCATTTGTGGAGTTTGCAAGTGCAGAAGATTCGAAAGCAGCAATGGTTAAAGATAGGATGACGCTTGGGAGTCGATATATAGAACTGTTTCCATCCTCGAATGAAGAGTTGGAAGAAGCAGTCTCTAGAGGGCGGTGA